In Candidatus Paceibacterota bacterium, a genomic segment contains:
- a CDS encoding UvrD-helicase domain-containing protein has product MEYLSDLNDRQREAVEHAGGPLLILAGAGAGKTKTLTYRILHLIRKGIDPRSILAITFTNKAAQEMRERITALLEKDRALNMPISFMEKPFVSTFHVFGATLLRENAEKAGTSKNFTIFDRSDSKNAVKQAMELVNINPKEFEPSKVLSMISREKGNGVTVRYFLDSRPREFISSIVGKVWEAYEGILAKEKSLDFDDLLLKASKLLEDEEIRAKYQEKYKYIHIDEYQDTNRVQYKIGRLLSEKSRNICVVGDADQTIYTWRGADISNILNFERDYPEARVVLLEQNYRSTGNILKAANAVIDKNKKRRKKVLFTENAPGDLLSLYGAYDEADEANFIALKAKELITSGVQESEIAVLYRANFQSRILEEAFLAHSVPHFVLGTRFYDRKEVKDILAYIRAALNPDCISDIKRVINSPARGIGKVTMLKILSTPRESLDPATFKKAEPFFQILTDIQEKSITMLPGELVGYTLTRSGILGEYQAEKTDENEEKIQNLKELVSLGARYDEHGPEGIIKFLEDTSLLSDQDALQEKKEGVRLMTVHASKGLEFQFVFVTGLEDGLFPQVKKSEEGSVQEDRAEEERRLFYVALTRARIKLYLSYTSVRTIFGKTEVNVPSTFLADIHDSLITYEERKNPGGKRERVIYFD; this is encoded by the coding sequence GTGGAATATCTCTCTGATTTAAATGATCGACAGCGCGAAGCGGTAGAGCATGCTGGTGGGCCGTTACTAATCCTTGCTGGAGCTGGAGCAGGGAAGACAAAAACGCTTACATACCGAATTCTCCATTTAATTAGAAAAGGAATTGACCCTCGTTCAATCCTTGCAATTACATTCACCAACAAGGCCGCGCAAGAAATGCGTGAGCGAATTACAGCGCTTCTAGAAAAAGATCGTGCGTTAAATATGCCGATTTCTTTCATGGAAAAGCCGTTTGTAAGCACATTCCACGTATTTGGCGCCACACTCCTTCGTGAAAACGCAGAAAAAGCCGGTACAAGTAAAAACTTCACAATTTTTGACAGAAGTGACTCTAAAAATGCTGTTAAGCAGGCCATGGAGCTGGTTAATATAAACCCCAAAGAGTTTGAACCATCAAAAGTGCTCTCAATGATCTCAAGAGAGAAGGGAAATGGCGTAACCGTGCGATATTTTCTTGATAGCCGACCTCGTGAATTCATTTCTTCTATCGTGGGTAAGGTGTGGGAAGCATACGAAGGCATTCTAGCTAAGGAAAAGTCACTGGATTTTGACGATCTTCTCTTAAAAGCATCTAAGTTACTCGAAGACGAAGAAATTCGAGCAAAATACCAGGAGAAGTATAAGTATATTCATATTGACGAGTACCAGGATACTAACCGAGTACAGTACAAAATCGGACGACTACTCTCTGAAAAGAGCAGAAACATCTGTGTAGTGGGGGACGCTGACCAGACAATCTACACCTGGAGAGGGGCAGATATCTCGAATATCCTTAATTTTGAACGAGATTACCCTGAAGCACGCGTAGTTCTCCTCGAACAGAACTATCGATCCACTGGAAACATCCTTAAAGCAGCAAACGCTGTCATTGATAAGAACAAGAAGCGCCGTAAAAAGGTCCTATTCACTGAAAATGCACCTGGTGACTTACTTTCACTCTATGGAGCATACGACGAAGCAGACGAAGCTAATTTCATCGCTTTAAAGGCAAAGGAATTGATCACATCAGGTGTTCAAGAATCTGAAATTGCTGTCTTGTACCGTGCAAACTTCCAATCTCGAATACTTGAAGAAGCATTTCTTGCACACAGCGTGCCGCATTTTGTTCTTGGAACACGATTTTATGACCGAAAAGAAGTTAAAGACATTCTTGCGTATATCCGAGCAGCATTAAATCCAGACTGCATAAGCGACATTAAGCGAGTAATCAATTCACCCGCACGTGGAATTGGAAAAGTAACGATGTTAAAGATATTAAGCACCCCAAGAGAATCACTCGATCCTGCGACATTTAAAAAAGCAGAACCGTTCTTTCAAATACTCACTGACATCCAAGAAAAAAGTATAACCATGCTTCCTGGAGAGCTCGTCGGATACACACTTACACGTTCCGGTATTTTGGGTGAATACCAAGCAGAGAAAACTGACGAGAACGAAGAGAAAATCCAAAACCTCAAAGAACTTGTATCTCTTGGTGCACGATATGACGAACACGGTCCTGAAGGAATCATTAAATTTCTTGAAGATACTAGTCTTCTTTCTGACCAAGACGCGCTTCAAGAAAAAAAGGAAGGTGTTCGTTTAATGACAGTACACGCATCAAAAGGTCTGGAGTTTCAATTTGTGTTTGTGACAGGTCTTGAAGATGGATTGTTTCCTCAAGTTAAAAAAAGTGAAGAAGGAAGTGTGCAAGAAGATCGTGCAGAGGAAGAACGCCGACTCTTTTATGTTGCACTTACTCGTGCTCGCATAAAATTATATCTTTCTTACACAAGCGTTCGAACAATATTTGGAAAAACAGAAGTGAATGTTCCATCAACATTTTTGGCAGACATTCATGATTCATTAATTACATACGAAGAACGAAAAAATCCTGGAGGAAAAAGAGAGCGTGTCATTTACTTTGATTAA
- a CDS encoding peptidoglycan DD-metalloendopeptidase family protein, whose translation MKRTDSQYTNKSILKEDAPPPARLARRGNFYVKPLAIIVVVFGLILFAEQADASLFSTISGFFNRTPAQAKQDPVTSQNIDLLDPSTSELAYASPGQIEENALVASPFTPESQSAAAIDTYIVKEGDSISQIAAKYNVSVNTILWANNLNRSSAIKAGQELVILPINGITHIVKKGETLEQIVKKHKGDIAEVMRYNGLSFDSILKAGDTVLIPDGEPEVVNTPKSTPSKVVSTLKDTAAYFMRPLSGGTRTRGIHGNNGVDIGAPAGTPVYAAAAGSVVVSRGDGSWNGGYGNYVVITHKNGTQTLYAHLSRTAVSSGSVDKGEVIGYVGNTGKSTGNHLHFEVRGGKNPF comes from the coding sequence TTGAAACGAACTGACTCTCAATACACCAATAAGTCTATCCTTAAGGAAGACGCACCCCCGCCCGCCAGATTGGCCCGCCGGGGTAATTTTTATGTAAAGCCACTTGCAATTATTGTGGTGGTCTTTGGTCTAATTCTTTTTGCTGAACAAGCTGACGCTTCCCTCTTCTCTACCATCTCAGGATTTTTTAATAGAACCCCGGCACAGGCCAAGCAAGACCCAGTTACCTCACAAAACATCGATCTTTTGGATCCTTCAACAAGTGAATTGGCATATGCTTCACCAGGTCAGATTGAAGAAAATGCTCTTGTTGCCTCGCCATTTACTCCTGAAAGTCAGTCTGCGGCGGCAATTGATACATATATAGTTAAAGAGGGTGACTCAATCTCTCAGATCGCGGCTAAATATAACGTTTCAGTTAACACCATTCTTTGGGCAAACAACCTAAACCGCTCTTCTGCCATTAAGGCTGGTCAAGAATTGGTTATTCTCCCAATCAACGGTATTACTCATATTGTTAAGAAGGGTGAAACGCTTGAGCAGATTGTTAAGAAGCATAAGGGTGATATCGCTGAGGTAATGCGATATAACGGCCTTTCATTCGACAGTATCCTTAAGGCTGGTGACACTGTTCTTATCCCTGATGGAGAACCAGAAGTGGTAAATACTCCAAAATCAACTCCCTCAAAGGTGGTATCAACTCTTAAGGACACTGCTGCATATTTCATGCGACCGCTTTCAGGTGGAACTCGAACTCGTGGAATACACGGAAATAACGGAGTGGACATTGGTGCTCCTGCGGGAACTCCGGTATACGCTGCTGCAGCCGGCTCTGTGGTTGTCAGTCGTGGTGATGGCTCATGGAATGGAGGATATGGAAACTATGTGGTTATTACACATAAGAACGGTACACAGACTCTCTATGCTCACCTTTCACGAACAGCGGTCTCGTCTGGATCGGTGGATAAGGGTGAAGTCATTGGATACGTTGGAAATACAGGTAAGTCTACCGGTAACCACTTACACTTTGAGGTTCGAGGAGGTAAAAATCCATTCTAA
- the rsmA gene encoding 16S rRNA (adenine(1518)-N(6)/adenine(1519)-N(6))-dimethyltransferase RsmA encodes MKLFAKKSLGQHFLRSESVLYKMEERIALMLPENTRVILEIGPGEGVLTERLLRIAEKKSIKVLAIEKDARAIIPLQTRFEKEIASGLLTITEGDVLEQNSSTLPKEPYALIANIPYYITGAIFQQFLESTNQPNYMLMLVQEEVADRICLIDSKHSILSLSVHAYGKPKKVGRVPPGAFVPPPNINSAIIEISGISKTYFNDANVEDVNFFTVVSAGFAHKRKKLASNLSSIAPKEKVEQIFTDLGISTNSRAEELHVSDWIAITKKLF; translated from the coding sequence GTGAAACTATTTGCAAAAAAGTCTCTCGGCCAGCACTTCCTCCGCTCTGAAAGTGTGCTCTACAAGATGGAAGAGAGGATTGCCCTCATGCTTCCCGAAAACACTCGTGTGATACTGGAAATAGGGCCAGGTGAAGGCGTTTTAACCGAGCGTCTCCTTAGAATTGCAGAGAAGAAATCTATCAAAGTGCTTGCAATTGAAAAGGATGCACGTGCCATCATTCCACTTCAGACACGCTTTGAAAAAGAAATTGCTTCAGGACTTCTAACAATTACAGAAGGAGATGTACTTGAACAAAATTCAAGCACGTTACCAAAAGAACCGTACGCACTGATTGCAAACATCCCGTACTACATCACCGGCGCAATTTTCCAACAATTTTTAGAATCAACCAACCAACCAAATTACATGTTGATGTTGGTACAAGAAGAAGTTGCTGATCGAATTTGTCTCATTGATTCTAAACACAGCATTCTTTCACTCTCTGTTCATGCGTATGGAAAACCAAAAAAAGTTGGGAGAGTTCCACCTGGCGCTTTTGTTCCTCCGCCAAATATTAACTCAGCGATCATTGAAATTTCTGGTATATCAAAAACATACTTCAATGACGCGAATGTGGAAGATGTGAATTTCTTTACCGTAGTCTCCGCAGGTTTTGCACACAAAAGAAAAAAGCTCGCATCAAATCTTTCTTCCATTGCTCCAAAAGAAAAAGTGGAGCAGATATTTACAGACCTAGGAATATCAACAAACAGTAGGGCAGAGGAGCTGCACGTATCTGATTGGATTGCGATTACTAAAAAATTATTCTAA